The genomic interval CGGGCGCGGGCCTCATGGGCTACGGCGAAATCATGCTGGTGCTGCTGGCCGCCGGCATTCTGGGCGATGCCGCGAACTACTGCATCGGGCGGCATGTGGGACCAGCCATCTTCGCCCGTGAAAACCGCTTCATCAAGAAAGAACATCTGCTCAAAGCCCACCATTTTTATGAGCGTCATGGCGGCAAGGCCATTGTGCTGGCGCGCTTCGTGCCCGTTGTGCGCACCTTCGCGCCCTTTGTGGCCGGTATCGCCCTGATGCACCCCACCACCTTCTTTTTCTTCAATATTACCGGCTGCATCCTCTGGGTGGGCGGACTCGTGTCCGCGGGCTTTTTTTTGGGCAACCTCGCCTGGGTGCGCGAGAATTTCAGTATTATCGTTTATCTTATAATTGTTGTTTCCGTGTTGCCGGTGGCCATTGAGTTGGTTCGGGCCAAATGGGGCGGCGGGAAAAAGAGCGGCCGGGCCTGAACCTCGGATAACCACGCGAACGGACCGGCATGTGATGAGAATTGCGCACTTAGGCAAGTAGCTTACAGGATACACATCGTTTGAAATGGATTGTCGCCTAGTTGCGACATGGCGACAC from Desulfovibrio porci carries:
- a CDS encoding DedA family protein yields the protein MEMISYFLDFVLHIDVHLFELVEQYGLWVYAILFVIVFCETGLVVTPFLPGDSLLFASGVVAGAGLMGYGEIMLVLLAAGILGDAANYCIGRHVGPAIFARENRFIKKEHLLKAHHFYERHGGKAIVLARFVPVVRTFAPFVAGIALMHPTTFFFFNITGCILWVGGLVSAGFFLGNLAWVRENFSIIVYLIIVVSVLPVAIELVRAKWGGGKKSGRA